In one Aricia agestis chromosome 5, ilAriAges1.1, whole genome shotgun sequence genomic region, the following are encoded:
- the LOC121726899 gene encoding esterase E4-like isoform X2, translated as MSEAPVVKVAQGELQGKLVTSPSGKGFYTFLGIPYAKPPIGSLRFRAPQPADAWEGVREATSEGNSPAQVDPFFHKCYVGDENCLYLNVFTPSIEGEFLPVMVYVHGGGFRFGSGSPAIYGGDYLVEKDVVVVTINYRCGPLGFLCLNTPEVPGNAGLKDMALALKWVKENIKSFGGNASNVTVFGQSAGAVSAALLTASPLTKNIISKVIIQSGSALSSWSLQSNPVENAIALANELGCETTDLDEIVEFLETTPVKDIVIAHENTSPLDKSLQEGKVVFGPVIEKEFPGVEAFLTEPFSDILTSGRTADVPIMVGSVTLEMVGWNKPVDNLQDFIPKELNIERDSPESLAIAKEIEKLYFNGKNPTDEDSARERYQLMSDYLIGVAEHRYLQHLTKVTNKPVYYYKFDYSGDLNRSKITGKNCDLKCAAHSDDLDYLFKSEITNDVEPTTQDIKMRERMLRLWTNFAKEGNPTPEQNHYINVTWAPYNKEKHNCLILGNELILSVNPDQDKMEFWEGLYDKYYKIWDHPKSSEEKKPEEVAAPVCEVSVETESEDIPKAVEDTPAVVESHTEVVETSHNEVVESHVTVVETFVTKEHTSVEEHTTVEENTNVVENNVQEVVDVPDNKVPEKEPPKIVNDVKENNGHVEKHSPVVLPEESINVQEKIANHEQRKASINGAHDDAKLNGNGDRKPRPSNEIKMVQPTNFNPKDVIRANDPPEDDLPKNIGVNKFVNFFESLGGKK; from the exons ATGTCAGAGGCGCCGGTAGTGAAGGTCGCGCAGGGCGAGCTCCAGGGCAAACTAGTCACCAGCCCTTCCGGAAAGGGCTTTTACACCTTCCTGGGGATCCCCTACGCGAAACCACCGATAGGATCACTCAGATTTCGT GCACCACAACCAGCGGACGCATGGGAAGGAGTGCGCGAAGCCACATCAGAAGGCAACAGTCCAGCCCAAGTCGATCCGTTTTTCCACAAATGTTACGTCGGAGATGAGAACTGTCTATATTTAAACGTTTTCACTCCGAGCATCGAAGGAGAGTTCCTCCCAGTAATGGTTTACGTTCACGGCGGAGGTTTCAGATTCGGATCTGGCAGCCCTGCAATTTATGGCGGAGATTATCTAGTTGAAAAGGATGTGGTAGTCGTCACGATTAATTACAGATGTGGACCACTCGGTTTCTTGTGTCTAAACACTCCCGAGGTTCCCGGTAACGCTGGACTCAAAGATATGGCGTTAGCTCTTAAATGGGTGAAAGAGAACATTAAAAGTTTCGGTGGTAACGCATCAAACGTGACCGTCTTCGGGCAGAGCGCAGGCGCCGTCTCGGCTGCGTTACTCACAGCTAGTCCTctgacaaaaaatataatcagTAAAGTCATAATTCAGTCCGGGTCGGCATTGAGCTCGTGGAGTCTACAAAGCAATCCTGTAGAAAACGCTATTGCGCTAGCCAACGAGTTAGGTTGTGAAACTacagatttagatgaaattgtcGAATTCCTCGAGACGACACCGGTCAAAGATATCGTGATCGCCCACGAGAATACAAGCCCTTTGGATAAATCTCTGCAAGAGGGTAAAGTGGTGTTCGGCCCGGTTATCGAAAAGGAATTCCCCGGTGTGGAGGCGTTTTTAACGGAGCCCTTCTCCGACATTTTAACGTCTGGGCGAACGGCGGATGTTCCTATAATGGTCGGCAGCGTGACATTAGAGATGGTCGGTTGGAACAAGCCAGTTGATAATCTTCAAGACTTCATACCCAAAGAACTGAATATCGAAAGAGATTCTCCAGAGTCATTGGCAATCGCGAAGGAGATTGAAAAATTATACTTCAATGGAAAGAACCCCACCGATGAGGACAGTGCCCGCGAAAGATACCAACTAATGTCCGATTACTTAATCGGTGTTGCTGAACATAGATACTTGCAACATCTCACTAAAGTCACTAACAAACCTGTTTACTACTACAAGTTTGATTATTCTGGAGACTTGAATAGGAGTAAGATTACAGGCAAAAACTGCGATCTGAAATGTGCAGCGCATTCCGACGATTTAGACTACCTGTTCAAAAGCGAGATAACTAATGATGTCGAACCAACAACGCAAGATATCAAAATGAGGGAGAGGATGTTGAGGCTCTGGACAAACTTCGCTAAAGAAGG CAACCCAACTCCAGAACAGAACCACTACATCAACGTGACATGGGCGCCATACAATAAAGAAAAACACAACTGCCTTATTTTAGGCAACGAATTAATACTCAGTGTTAACCCAGATCAAGACAAAATGGAATTTTGGGAGGGTCTCTACGATAAGTACTATAAAATTTGGGACCATCCCAAATCAAGTGAAGAGAAGAAACCCGAGGAAGTGGCTGCACCAGTTTGCGAGGTTAGCGTGGAAACTGAGTCCGAAGACATTCCGAAAGCAGTCGAAGATACGCCTGCTGTTGTTGAAAGCCACACTGAAGTGGTTGAGACGAGTCACAATGAGGTCGTGGAAAGCCACGTCACCGTAGTCGAAACCTTTGTAACCAAGGAACACACAAGCGTAGAAGAACACACCACTGTAGAGGAAAATACCAATGTTGTCGAAAACAACGTACAGGAAGTAGTTGACGTACCAGACAATAAAGTTCCCGAGAAGGAACCGCCGAAAATTGTGAACGACGTAAAGGAAAACAACGGCCACGTCGAAAAACACTCGCCGGTCGTGCTACCAGAGGAGAGCATTAACGTACAGGAGAAGATTGCCAATCACGAACAGAGGAAAGCGTCGATCAACGGCGCTCACGACGACGCCAAACTCAACGGCAACGGGGACAGGAAACCGCGACCATCGAACGAGATCAAAATGGTCCAGCCGACTAACTTCAACCCCAAAGACGTGATCAGAGCTAACGACCCACCAGAAGATGACTTACCCAAAAACATAGGTGTTAACAAATTCGTAAATTTCTTCGAATCGCTGGGTGGAAAGAAGTAA
- the LOC121726899 gene encoding esterase E4-like isoform X1 encodes MINAVEEFLDDLRGGKMSEAPVVKVAQGELQGKLVTSPSGKGFYTFLGIPYAKPPIGSLRFRAPQPADAWEGVREATSEGNSPAQVDPFFHKCYVGDENCLYLNVFTPSIEGEFLPVMVYVHGGGFRFGSGSPAIYGGDYLVEKDVVVVTINYRCGPLGFLCLNTPEVPGNAGLKDMALALKWVKENIKSFGGNASNVTVFGQSAGAVSAALLTASPLTKNIISKVIIQSGSALSSWSLQSNPVENAIALANELGCETTDLDEIVEFLETTPVKDIVIAHENTSPLDKSLQEGKVVFGPVIEKEFPGVEAFLTEPFSDILTSGRTADVPIMVGSVTLEMVGWNKPVDNLQDFIPKELNIERDSPESLAIAKEIEKLYFNGKNPTDEDSARERYQLMSDYLIGVAEHRYLQHLTKVTNKPVYYYKFDYSGDLNRSKITGKNCDLKCAAHSDDLDYLFKSEITNDVEPTTQDIKMRERMLRLWTNFAKEGNPTPEQNHYINVTWAPYNKEKHNCLILGNELILSVNPDQDKMEFWEGLYDKYYKIWDHPKSSEEKKPEEVAAPVCEVSVETESEDIPKAVEDTPAVVESHTEVVETSHNEVVESHVTVVETFVTKEHTSVEEHTTVEENTNVVENNVQEVVDVPDNKVPEKEPPKIVNDVKENNGHVEKHSPVVLPEESINVQEKIANHEQRKASINGAHDDAKLNGNGDRKPRPSNEIKMVQPTNFNPKDVIRANDPPEDDLPKNIGVNKFVNFFESLGGKK; translated from the exons GGGCGGTAAGATGTCAGAGGCGCCGGTAGTGAAGGTCGCGCAGGGCGAGCTCCAGGGCAAACTAGTCACCAGCCCTTCCGGAAAGGGCTTTTACACCTTCCTGGGGATCCCCTACGCGAAACCACCGATAGGATCACTCAGATTTCGT GCACCACAACCAGCGGACGCATGGGAAGGAGTGCGCGAAGCCACATCAGAAGGCAACAGTCCAGCCCAAGTCGATCCGTTTTTCCACAAATGTTACGTCGGAGATGAGAACTGTCTATATTTAAACGTTTTCACTCCGAGCATCGAAGGAGAGTTCCTCCCAGTAATGGTTTACGTTCACGGCGGAGGTTTCAGATTCGGATCTGGCAGCCCTGCAATTTATGGCGGAGATTATCTAGTTGAAAAGGATGTGGTAGTCGTCACGATTAATTACAGATGTGGACCACTCGGTTTCTTGTGTCTAAACACTCCCGAGGTTCCCGGTAACGCTGGACTCAAAGATATGGCGTTAGCTCTTAAATGGGTGAAAGAGAACATTAAAAGTTTCGGTGGTAACGCATCAAACGTGACCGTCTTCGGGCAGAGCGCAGGCGCCGTCTCGGCTGCGTTACTCACAGCTAGTCCTctgacaaaaaatataatcagTAAAGTCATAATTCAGTCCGGGTCGGCATTGAGCTCGTGGAGTCTACAAAGCAATCCTGTAGAAAACGCTATTGCGCTAGCCAACGAGTTAGGTTGTGAAACTacagatttagatgaaattgtcGAATTCCTCGAGACGACACCGGTCAAAGATATCGTGATCGCCCACGAGAATACAAGCCCTTTGGATAAATCTCTGCAAGAGGGTAAAGTGGTGTTCGGCCCGGTTATCGAAAAGGAATTCCCCGGTGTGGAGGCGTTTTTAACGGAGCCCTTCTCCGACATTTTAACGTCTGGGCGAACGGCGGATGTTCCTATAATGGTCGGCAGCGTGACATTAGAGATGGTCGGTTGGAACAAGCCAGTTGATAATCTTCAAGACTTCATACCCAAAGAACTGAATATCGAAAGAGATTCTCCAGAGTCATTGGCAATCGCGAAGGAGATTGAAAAATTATACTTCAATGGAAAGAACCCCACCGATGAGGACAGTGCCCGCGAAAGATACCAACTAATGTCCGATTACTTAATCGGTGTTGCTGAACATAGATACTTGCAACATCTCACTAAAGTCACTAACAAACCTGTTTACTACTACAAGTTTGATTATTCTGGAGACTTGAATAGGAGTAAGATTACAGGCAAAAACTGCGATCTGAAATGTGCAGCGCATTCCGACGATTTAGACTACCTGTTCAAAAGCGAGATAACTAATGATGTCGAACCAACAACGCAAGATATCAAAATGAGGGAGAGGATGTTGAGGCTCTGGACAAACTTCGCTAAAGAAGG CAACCCAACTCCAGAACAGAACCACTACATCAACGTGACATGGGCGCCATACAATAAAGAAAAACACAACTGCCTTATTTTAGGCAACGAATTAATACTCAGTGTTAACCCAGATCAAGACAAAATGGAATTTTGGGAGGGTCTCTACGATAAGTACTATAAAATTTGGGACCATCCCAAATCAAGTGAAGAGAAGAAACCCGAGGAAGTGGCTGCACCAGTTTGCGAGGTTAGCGTGGAAACTGAGTCCGAAGACATTCCGAAAGCAGTCGAAGATACGCCTGCTGTTGTTGAAAGCCACACTGAAGTGGTTGAGACGAGTCACAATGAGGTCGTGGAAAGCCACGTCACCGTAGTCGAAACCTTTGTAACCAAGGAACACACAAGCGTAGAAGAACACACCACTGTAGAGGAAAATACCAATGTTGTCGAAAACAACGTACAGGAAGTAGTTGACGTACCAGACAATAAAGTTCCCGAGAAGGAACCGCCGAAAATTGTGAACGACGTAAAGGAAAACAACGGCCACGTCGAAAAACACTCGCCGGTCGTGCTACCAGAGGAGAGCATTAACGTACAGGAGAAGATTGCCAATCACGAACAGAGGAAAGCGTCGATCAACGGCGCTCACGACGACGCCAAACTCAACGGCAACGGGGACAGGAAACCGCGACCATCGAACGAGATCAAAATGGTCCAGCCGACTAACTTCAACCCCAAAGACGTGATCAGAGCTAACGACCCACCAGAAGATGACTTACCCAAAAACATAGGTGTTAACAAATTCGTAAATTTCTTCGAATCGCTGGGTGGAAAGAAGTAA